A genomic region of Chryseobacterium sp. KACC 21268 contains the following coding sequences:
- a CDS encoding cysteine desulfurase family protein: MERIYLDNAATTPLDDEVIDCMVNVLRFNYGNPSSTHSLGQEAKTILEEVRRKIADSLKVTPGEIVFTSCGTESNNMIIKSAVNYLGVERIITSALEHKCVAETCLEMKKLKGVELVYLRPDSNGDFDLNKLEEALKSSDKKTLVTLMHANNEIGNLLDIEKVAHLCKENNTLFHSDTVQTMAHLDLDFSKIPVDFASCSAHKFHGPKGAGFAFVRKSSGLKGIITGGPQERSLRAGTENVTGIAGLGKAWEISQDKMEEYKNHILDIKHYTIQQLTEKISGIKFNGRSAGDESLYTVLNVLLPYKNPLIGLQLDMKGIAISQGSACSSGASKPSMVLMSVLSEDDLDNKTPLRVSFSHYTKKSDIDALVAALEEIGNQFVIEKADSLHR; the protein is encoded by the coding sequence ATGGAAAGAATTTATCTGGATAATGCTGCAACTACGCCTCTCGACGATGAGGTCATAGACTGTATGGTGAATGTTTTAAGATTCAATTATGGCAATCCGTCGTCCACGCACAGTCTGGGACAGGAGGCCAAAACCATTTTGGAGGAAGTAAGGCGAAAGATCGCAGATTCTTTGAAAGTCACACCTGGAGAAATCGTTTTCACCTCTTGTGGAACGGAATCCAACAATATGATCATCAAATCCGCGGTCAATTATCTTGGCGTGGAAAGAATCATCACTTCTGCTTTGGAGCACAAATGTGTTGCCGAAACCTGCCTCGAAATGAAAAAATTGAAAGGCGTGGAATTGGTTTATCTAAGACCAGATTCCAACGGCGATTTTGATTTAAACAAATTAGAAGAAGCGTTAAAATCATCAGACAAGAAAACCTTGGTCACATTGATGCACGCCAACAACGAGATCGGAAATCTTCTCGACATCGAAAAAGTAGCGCATCTTTGCAAAGAAAACAATACACTTTTCCATTCGGACACCGTTCAGACAATGGCGCATCTCGATTTGGATTTTTCTAAAATTCCGGTTGATTTTGCGTCTTGCAGCGCGCACAAATTCCACGGTCCAAAGGGCGCTGGCTTTGCATTTGTAAGAAAATCTTCAGGGTTGAAAGGGATTATCACTGGTGGTCCGCAAGAAAGAAGTTTGAGGGCTGGTACAGAAAACGTGACTGGAATTGCAGGTTTAGGCAAAGCTTGGGAAATTTCTCAGGATAAAATGGAGGAATATAAAAATCATATTCTCGACATCAAACATTACACAATCCAACAATTAACAGAGAAAATATCCGGAATTAAATTCAATGGCCGAAGTGCAGGCGATGAAAGTCTCTACACGGTTCTTAATGTTTTGCTTCCATACAAAAATCCTTTAATTGGTTTACAATTAGATATGAAAGGTATTGCTATTTCTCAAGGAAGTGCTTGCAGTTCCGGAGCTTCCAAACCGTCAATGGTTTTAATGTCCGTGTTGTCAGAAGACGATCTGGATAATAAAACACCATTAAGAGTCTCCTTCAGTCATTATACTAAAAAATCGGATATTGATGCTTTGGTGGCAGCTTTGGAGGAAATAGGCAACCAGTTCGTTATAGAAAAAGCCGATAGTTTACATAGATAA
- a CDS encoding response regulator: protein MSKKILIVDDDPNNIFALRLTLKARKYQLESCMMADEAIRILKEDKDFCVVLMDMMMPEIDGYEAIKIIRNTPEISETPIIAVTAQAMDDDREKCLEAGAQDYIKKPIDVDLLLTAIEKHC from the coding sequence ATGAGTAAGAAAATTTTAATTGTGGATGACGATCCCAACAATATTTTTGCCCTGAGATTAACCTTGAAAGCCCGAAAATACCAACTCGAGAGTTGTATGATGGCAGACGAAGCAATCCGAATTCTAAAAGAAGATAAAGATTTCTGTGTCGTATTGATGGATATGATGATGCCGGAAATAGATGGATATGAGGCCATCAAAATTATTAGGAATACACCTGAGATCAGCGAAACGCCAATCATTGCAGTCACAGCACAGGCAATGGACGACGACCGCGAAAAGTGTCTCGAGGCAGGCGCACAAGATTATATAAAGAAACCCATAGACGTTGATCTGTTATTGACGGCTATAGAAAAACATTGCTAA
- a CDS encoding response regulator, translating into MILIVDDNQNNIYSLKKLLESKDFQVDTAESGEQALVKALKNNYALIILDVQMPGMDGFEVAESFAGYSKTKDIPIIFLSAVNTEKQFITRGYESGGIDYVTKPIDPEILLLKVKTFYNLQENNIAMRRSQQSLELEVQGRREAQVTMRSEIDHFHLMLEALPQIAFTLDADGAVTFVNSKWYEYSVSEKVFPVAHQDDHSILMEFERCRKNKRALQLEIRIKNIKTGEFRYHLLRMSPVFDGKSIKNWVGTFTDIDDQKKVEKEKDEFLSIASHELKTPLTSIKAYMQLLERKLRTNEENAEASYVTKALSQVEKLNTLITDLLDVSKIDNGKLKINKKRGNLENVINNAIDTIIQTHDDKVKISRHGFIPDIEIPFDEIRIEQVLINFLTNAIKYSPENNQVIVTTFVDETQVRVSVTDFGIGIPDFKQDAVFKKFYRVEESSLQFQGMGIGLYICSEIIKQHDGTIGLSSVVEEGSTFYFTLPLN; encoded by the coding sequence ATGATTTTAATTGTCGATGATAATCAGAACAATATTTATTCATTAAAAAAATTACTGGAGTCGAAAGATTTTCAGGTAGATACGGCGGAATCTGGCGAACAGGCGTTGGTCAAAGCACTCAAAAATAATTACGCGTTGATTATTTTGGATGTCCAGATGCCAGGAATGGATGGCTTCGAAGTGGCGGAATCTTTTGCCGGATACAGCAAGACCAAGGATATTCCCATCATATTTTTATCAGCCGTCAACACAGAAAAACAATTTATCACCCGTGGATACGAATCTGGAGGTATCGATTACGTGACCAAACCAATTGATCCGGAAATCCTTTTACTCAAGGTAAAAACATTCTACAATCTTCAGGAGAATAATATTGCAATGCGCAGAAGCCAGCAAAGTCTTGAGTTGGAAGTGCAAGGCAGAAGGGAAGCCCAAGTGACCATGCGATCTGAGATCGACCACTTCCACCTGATGTTGGAAGCGTTGCCACAGATCGCCTTCACTTTGGATGCAGACGGCGCAGTGACTTTTGTAAACAGCAAATGGTACGAATATTCGGTTTCCGAAAAAGTATTTCCCGTTGCGCATCAAGACGATCACAGCATTCTGATGGAATTTGAACGTTGCAGAAAGAATAAAAGGGCTTTACAATTAGAGATCAGGATCAAGAATATTAAAACAGGAGAATTCCGATATCATCTATTGAGAATGTCACCGGTTTTCGATGGAAAATCTATTAAAAACTGGGTGGGAACTTTCACGGATATCGACGACCAAAAGAAAGTTGAAAAAGAAAAAGATGAATTCCTAAGTATCGCCAGCCACGAGCTGAAGACACCGCTGACAAGTATCAAGGCTTATATGCAGCTGTTGGAACGTAAACTTAGAACCAATGAAGAAAATGCGGAGGCCAGCTATGTGACAAAGGCTTTGTCCCAAGTTGAAAAACTTAATACCCTGATTACCGATCTTTTGGATGTATCCAAGATCGATAACGGAAAACTGAAGATCAATAAAAAACGAGGCAATCTGGAGAATGTGATCAATAATGCAATTGATACGATCATCCAGACACACGATGATAAAGTCAAAATTAGCAGACACGGTTTCATTCCAGACATCGAAATTCCTTTTGATGAGATAAGAATTGAGCAGGTTTTAATTAATTTTTTGACCAATGCTATCAAATATTCGCCAGAAAACAACCAGGTGATTGTCACAACGTTTGTAGATGAGACGCAAGTGAGAGTCAGCGTGACAGACTTCGGGATCGGCATTCCAGATTTCAAACAGGATGCTGTTTTTAAGAAATTTTACCGTGTGGAAGAGTCTTCCCTGCAATTCCAGGGAATGGGAATTGGTCTTTACATCTGTTCGGAGATCATCAAGCAGCACGATGGAACAATTGGATTATCCAGTGTGGTAGAGGAAGGTTCTACATTTTATTTCACATTACCATTAAATTAA
- a CDS encoding HAD family hydrolase — MKKLYLFDFDGTLTYKDTMFLFLKFYNPAKYSFQFLKHVPLFILLKLKLASAEAVKKSFISSILKGESKYQIEKKAKLFFEENYPSLFRENALDFINNINRENTESYIVSASLDIWVKPFAEKFDMTLLATKAEFKDDIFTGKFVGKNCNKDEKVCRIEAELGDKKFDKIIAFGDTSGDKPMFKFANESHYRFFH, encoded by the coding sequence ATGAAAAAACTATATCTATTCGACTTCGATGGAACGCTCACTTACAAAGACACGATGTTTTTGTTTTTGAAGTTTTATAATCCTGCCAAATATTCGTTTCAATTTCTAAAACACGTTCCGCTTTTTATTTTATTAAAGTTAAAATTGGCCAGCGCAGAAGCTGTGAAAAAAAGTTTTATTTCATCGATTTTAAAAGGAGAATCCAAATATCAGATCGAGAAAAAAGCAAAACTGTTCTTCGAGGAGAATTATCCAAGTTTGTTCAGAGAAAATGCTTTGGATTTCATTAATAATATCAACAGAGAAAATACAGAATCGTACATCGTTTCAGCGTCTTTGGATATTTGGGTAAAACCATTTGCGGAAAAATTTGATATGACTTTGCTGGCTACAAAAGCAGAGTTCAAAGATGATATTTTTACAGGAAAGTTCGTCGGTAAAAATTGTAATAAAGACGAAAAAGTCTGCAGAATAGAAGCAGAACTTGGCGATAAGAAATTCGACAAGATTATAGCTTTCGGAGACACTTCTGGGGACAAACCAATGTTTAAGTTTGCCAATGAATCGCATTACCGATTTTTTCACTAA
- a CDS encoding protein-glutamate O-methyltransferase CheR, which yields MLEPSIVKDNEIEHLIKDIYESYGYDFSLYSRASFTRRVNRICMIDRFTSYAELRYQVLNDGDYFKHFIEEITVNVTEMFRDPIFFKSLREKILPQLGTFPLIRIWVAGCSTGEEAYSIAILLKEAGLYHKCLIYGTDINPSVLESARSGVFPMHHMKTYSENYMLSGGKRDFSDYYTANYDSARFDKALQEKLILSTHNLVSDSSFNSFQLIICRNVLIYFDKELQERVFTLFDASLENFGYLALGSKETLRFSNLGKFYHQIDDQKIWKKVDQN from the coding sequence ATGCTGGAACCAAGTATCGTAAAAGATAACGAAATAGAACATCTGATCAAAGATATCTATGAATCTTACGGTTATGATTTTTCGCTGTACAGCCGCGCTTCTTTCACCAGAAGGGTCAATCGGATATGTATGATAGATAGATTTACGAGCTATGCAGAACTGCGCTATCAGGTTTTGAACGACGGTGACTATTTCAAACATTTTATAGAAGAGATCACGGTCAATGTGACAGAGATGTTTCGTGACCCCATTTTTTTTAAATCACTTAGAGAGAAGATCCTGCCTCAGTTAGGTACTTTTCCTTTGATCAGGATTTGGGTTGCTGGTTGTTCCACAGGCGAGGAAGCTTATTCAATAGCTATTTTGCTGAAGGAAGCTGGACTTTATCATAAATGTTTGATTTACGGAACAGATATCAATCCATCTGTGTTGGAAAGTGCGCGATCTGGCGTTTTCCCGATGCATCATATGAAAACCTATTCGGAGAATTATATGCTTTCGGGTGGTAAAAGAGATTTCTCTGATTATTACACTGCCAACTACGACAGTGCCAGATTTGATAAAGCACTTCAGGAAAAACTCATTTTATCTACGCACAATTTGGTATCAGACAGTTCATTCAATAGTTTTCAGTTGATCATTTGCCGAAATGTTTTGATCTATTTTGATAAGGAATTGCAGGAGCGTGTCTTCACCCTTTTTGATGCAAGTCTGGAGAATTTTGGCTACTTGGCTTTAGGCTCCAAGGAAACTTTGAGGTTTTCAAATTTGGGTAAGTTTTACCATCAGATCGATGATCAGAAGATCTGGAAAAAAGTAGATCAGAATTAA
- the trxA gene encoding thioredoxin, whose amino-acid sequence MAVEITDQSFQETVLNSDKPVLVDFWAAWCGPCRMLGPIIEEVANDFEGRALVGKVDVDNNQQISVDYGIRNIPTVLIFKNGEVVDKIVGVAPKEVIAEKLNAFL is encoded by the coding sequence ATGGCAGTAGAAATCACAGATCAGTCCTTTCAGGAAACAGTATTAAATTCAGATAAACCAGTTTTAGTTGACTTTTGGGCAGCTTGGTGTGGACCTTGTAGAATGCTTGGCCCGATCATCGAAGAGGTAGCAAATGACTTTGAAGGTAGAGCTCTAGTAGGAAAAGTAGATGTTGATAACAATCAGCAGATCTCTGTAGATTACGGAATTAGAAATATTCCTACAGTTTTAATCTTTAAAAACGGAGAAGTGGTAGATAAAATCGTAGGTGTTGCACCAAAAGAGGTGATCGCTGAGAAGCTGAATGCCTTCTTATAA
- a CDS encoding chemotaxis protein CheB produces the protein METKGLITDLVVIGGSAGSLQVILTMVKNLNGDLNFPIVLILHRKAQAESILPRLLQQFSLIDVLEIEDKTEIKNNKIYIVPSDYHLLFEDKNTVSLDGSEKMNYSRPSIDVTFRSAAEIFGQSVVGVLLSGANSDGVEGLKYIKRNNGKVWIQDPETADVDYMPRQAVENVEYDLIVKPDDLAKHINQLK, from the coding sequence ATGGAAACGAAAGGTCTCATAACGGATTTAGTGGTCATCGGCGGATCTGCAGGCAGTCTGCAGGTGATCCTGACAATGGTCAAAAATCTGAATGGCGATCTCAACTTTCCCATTGTTTTGATCCTGCATCGCAAGGCTCAGGCAGAAAGTATTCTTCCGAGGTTGTTGCAACAATTCTCTTTGATAGATGTGCTGGAAATCGAGGACAAAACTGAGATCAAGAATAATAAGATCTACATAGTGCCATCGGACTATCATCTTTTGTTTGAGGATAAAAATACGGTTTCTCTGGATGGCTCAGAAAAAATGAATTATTCGCGACCGTCAATCGATGTCACTTTCAGATCGGCTGCCGAGATCTTCGGACAAAGTGTTGTAGGTGTGCTGTTGTCAGGCGCCAATTCGGATGGCGTGGAAGGGTTGAAATATATCAAAAGAAATAATGGCAAGGTCTGGATTCAGGATCCGGAAACCGCAGACGTAGATTATATGCCAAGACAGGCGGTCGAAAATGTGGAGTATGATCTCATCGTGAAACCAGATGATCTGGCGAAGCATATTAACCAATTAAAATAA
- a CDS encoding response regulator, protein MPRKVIRNLQVGIGFSLFILIASSIASYWSIQKQMQHRENVSKSRKSMTAVKDVLIALLDAETGNRGFQLTGKEGFLEPYNRSIKEYSKAIELAKSFDIDNKEQLERLKSLEQNVDGNMSNLKQFVQNKRNGIAMTQDQMMLSKVYMDKCRILVHNFVQFEEAQLAQKNKDLDSSSNTTVLFILFSALAAIAVTVFFYIKLRNDLLRREKLEKELKAKDLEISRRVSVIQQVANRVSNGDYTQRLTDDFDGDLGDLVESLNHMTDSLKEAFDKINQSDWHQKGLALINESLVGNKSVSQVTIDSLNQLIEYGNCTNGAVYLFEEGVLRLTTAFGLENNMKQTFDPGEGMVGQAFVQKTPKVYNDLDENDFAVTFATGKVKINGIALIPIILNNDSIGILELSSNSNFEQEQIEYFAESSRNIAIALNAAKGREKEQRLLEETQAQSEELQVQHSELENLNTELEAQTQKLQASEEELKVQQEELMQTNTELEERSKLLEEKNHLIAERNSEIQKKAEELELSTKYKSEFLANMSHELRTPLNSILLLSRLMAENSDDNLNEDQIESAKVIQSSGTSLLTLIDEILDLAKIESGKMSLEYEEVALDNVLRDLKNLMGPIAQNKGIEFNINIENDLAKTIETDRLRLDQVLRNLLSNAMKFTKEGSVELSIKQDPKNEDLIIFSVKDTGIGIPQEKQMVIFEAFQQADGSTQRKFGGTGLGLSISREIAKLLGGELVLESEVNEGSEFSLIIPKNEKTKINKVQKDQITDQVIRQEDVEEVKNIIDYNEYGISTPINDLQIPEDVADDRDNIKEDDKVILIVEDDTNFAKALLKYARRQDYKGIVAVRGDHAISAALRYRPAAILLDVQLPVKDGWQVMDELKANPQTKPIPVHMMSSLHVRQQSLMKGAIDFINKPVAMEQMSEVFAKIEDALKRSPQKVLIVEENARHANALSYFLSNFNISLSVEDNLEDSVRALTSNEVDCVILDIGPARGNGYQIIESIKTYEGLENLPIIIFTERNLSKSEELKIKQYADSIVVKTAHSYQRILDEVGLFLHLVEEKNSSVETIRNKTLGSLTEVLSGKKILITDDDVRNIFSLSKALEKYKVEVVLAMDGKQALDQIKLNPDIDVVLMDMMMPEMDGYETIQEIRKMPSFKRLPIIAVTAKSMIGDRDKCLQAGASDYITKPVDIDQLLSLLRVWLYEN, encoded by the coding sequence ATGCCGAGAAAAGTTATCAGAAATCTACAAGTTGGGATTGGATTTTCTTTATTTATATTAATTGCGAGTTCAATTGCATCGTATTGGAGCATCCAAAAACAAATGCAGCATCGCGAAAACGTTTCCAAAAGCAGAAAGTCTATGACCGCTGTGAAGGATGTTTTGATCGCGCTTTTGGATGCCGAAACAGGGAACAGAGGATTTCAACTCACTGGAAAAGAAGGCTTCTTGGAGCCTTACAACCGCAGTATCAAAGAATATTCTAAAGCGATAGAGCTGGCCAAGTCATTTGATATTGATAACAAAGAACAGCTTGAACGCCTGAAAAGTCTGGAGCAGAATGTGGATGGCAATATGAGCAATCTGAAACAATTTGTCCAGAACAAGCGCAACGGCATCGCGATGACCCAGGATCAAATGATGCTGAGCAAGGTGTATATGGACAAATGCAGAATTCTTGTCCATAATTTCGTACAGTTCGAAGAGGCACAGTTGGCGCAAAAGAACAAGGATCTCGACAGTTCATCCAATACAACCGTTTTATTCATCCTATTTTCTGCACTGGCAGCCATTGCTGTTACCGTGTTTTTCTATATCAAACTCCGCAACGATCTATTGAGGAGAGAAAAACTTGAGAAGGAACTCAAGGCAAAAGACCTGGAGATTTCCAGACGTGTCAGTGTCATTCAACAGGTGGCAAACCGAGTTTCGAATGGTGATTATACTCAAAGATTAACTGATGATTTTGATGGTGACTTGGGCGACCTCGTTGAGTCTTTGAATCATATGACAGATTCCTTGAAGGAAGCATTTGACAAGATCAACCAGAGCGATTGGCATCAGAAAGGTTTGGCTTTGATCAATGAATCGTTGGTCGGGAATAAGTCTGTAAGCCAAGTAACAATAGATTCCTTAAACCAATTGATCGAGTACGGAAATTGTACCAATGGAGCCGTTTATCTGTTCGAAGAAGGTGTTTTAAGGCTTACCACAGCATTCGGATTGGAGAATAATATGAAGCAGACCTTTGATCCAGGAGAAGGAATGGTCGGTCAGGCTTTTGTTCAAAAAACACCAAAGGTTTATAATGACCTTGATGAAAATGATTTCGCTGTAACCTTCGCAACCGGAAAAGTCAAAATCAATGGAATCGCTTTGATCCCGATCATTTTGAATAACGACAGTATCGGAATTCTGGAACTAAGCTCTAATTCAAACTTTGAACAAGAACAGATCGAGTATTTTGCTGAAAGTAGCCGAAATATCGCCATCGCACTCAATGCTGCAAAAGGCCGCGAGAAAGAGCAGCGTTTGCTAGAAGAAACCCAAGCACAATCTGAGGAGTTGCAAGTGCAGCATTCCGAACTGGAAAATCTGAATACAGAATTGGAAGCACAGACGCAAAAACTTCAGGCCTCCGAAGAAGAACTGAAAGTGCAGCAGGAAGAACTGATGCAGACCAATACAGAATTGGAAGAACGGTCCAAATTGTTGGAAGAAAAAAATCACCTGATCGCTGAACGAAATTCAGAAATTCAGAAGAAAGCGGAAGAACTTGAATTAAGCACCAAATACAAATCTGAGTTCCTGGCGAATATGTCGCACGAGTTGAGAACACCGCTAAACTCCATTCTACTTTTGTCCAGGTTGATGGCAGAAAATTCTGATGACAATCTAAACGAAGACCAAATTGAATCTGCAAAAGTGATCCAAAGTTCAGGAACAAGCTTATTGACCTTAATTGACGAAATATTAGATCTGGCGAAAATAGAATCCGGAAAAATGTCTCTCGAATATGAGGAAGTTGCTTTGGATAATGTCTTGAGAGACCTTAAAAATCTAATGGGACCAATAGCACAAAACAAAGGCATCGAATTTAATATCAACATTGAAAATGATCTCGCAAAAACAATCGAGACAGACCGTTTGCGTCTGGATCAGGTGTTGAGGAATCTTCTTTCCAACGCGATGAAATTTACAAAAGAAGGTAGCGTTGAATTGAGTATTAAACAAGATCCGAAGAATGAAGACCTCATCATCTTCTCCGTAAAAGATACCGGAATTGGAATTCCACAGGAGAAGCAAATGGTGATCTTCGAAGCCTTCCAACAAGCCGATGGATCGACACAAAGGAAATTCGGAGGAACAGGATTGGGACTTTCTATCAGCCGAGAGATCGCCAAATTACTTGGAGGCGAATTGGTTCTGGAAAGTGAAGTGAATGAAGGTAGCGAGTTTAGTCTCATCATTCCAAAAAACGAAAAAACGAAGATCAACAAAGTTCAAAAGGACCAAATCACCGATCAGGTCATCCGTCAGGAAGATGTAGAGGAAGTGAAAAACATCATCGATTACAACGAATACGGGATTTCTACACCGATCAATGATCTGCAAATTCCGGAAGATGTTGCTGATGATCGGGACAATATTAAGGAAGATGATAAAGTCATATTGATCGTAGAAGATGACACCAATTTTGCCAAAGCGTTATTGAAATATGCAAGACGTCAGGACTATAAGGGCATTGTAGCTGTGAGAGGTGATCACGCGATTTCTGCAGCTTTGAGATATCGTCCAGCTGCAATTTTGTTGGATGTTCAGCTTCCTGTGAAAGATGGTTGGCAAGTGATGGACGAGCTGAAGGCCAATCCTCAAACCAAACCAATTCCTGTCCATATGATGTCTTCTTTGCACGTAAGACAACAAAGTTTGATGAAAGGCGCGATCGATTTCATTAATAAACCTGTCGCGATGGAACAGATGTCGGAGGTTTTTGCCAAGATCGAAGATGCACTGAAGCGGTCACCGCAGAAAGTTTTGATCGTGGAGGAAAATGCAAGACACGCAAATGCCTTATCATATTTCCTGAGCAACTTTAATATTTCACTGTCTGTCGAAGATAATTTAGAAGATAGTGTGAGAGCTTTGACCTCCAACGAGGTTGATTGTGTAATCTTGGATATTGGACCAGCCAGAGGAAATGGTTATCAGATCATCGAATCGATAAAGACCTACGAAGGTCTGGAAAACCTACCCATCATTATTTTTACAGAGCGCAATTTATCCAAATCAGAAGAACTGAAGATCAAACAGTACGCAGATTCTATAGTGGTGAAAACTGCACATTCTTACCAAAGGATCTTAGATGAGGTCGGTTTGTTCCTACATTTGGTGGAGGAGAAAAATAGTTCTGTCGAGACCATCAGAAACAAAACTCTGGGATCATTGACGGAAGTCCTGAGTGGGAAGAAGATCCTGATCACAGATGACGACGTTCGCAATATATTTTCACTTTCCAAAGCGCTGGAAAAATACAAAGTAGAAGTGGTTTTGGCGATGGATGGTAAGCAGGCCTTGGATCAGATCAAACTTAATCCTGATATCGACGTCGTTTTGATGGATATGATGATGCCGGAGATGGATGGCTACGAAACAATCCAGGAAATCAGAAAAATGCCGAGCTTCAAGAGGTTGCCGATCATTGCAGTGACTGCAAAATCGATGATTGGTGATCGGGATAAATGTCTTCAGGCTGGTGCATCGGATTACATTACCAAACCTGTGGATATCGATCAATTGCTATCTTTGCTACGTGTTTGGTTATATGAGAATTAA
- a CDS encoding response regulator, translating to MNKILIFDDDASILEVISIIFEENGYKVEISETSHDIIEKVAKFRPDVILMDNWIPNIGGVEATKLLKSNEEFKNIPVIYVTANNDIAALAASAQADDFVAKPFNLEDLEEKVAHYMNLK from the coding sequence ATGAATAAGATTTTAATTTTTGACGACGATGCAAGCATTCTCGAGGTCATCAGTATCATTTTTGAAGAAAATGGCTACAAGGTAGAGATCTCCGAGACCTCACACGACATCATAGAAAAAGTGGCGAAGTTTCGCCCAGATGTGATCTTGATGGACAATTGGATCCCGAATATCGGCGGCGTAGAAGCAACGAAATTATTAAAGAGTAACGAAGAATTTAAAAATATTCCTGTGATCTACGTGACAGCGAACAATGATATTGCAGCATTGGCAGCAAGTGCACAGGCAGATGATTTTGTTGCAAAACCTTTTAATCTTGAGGATTTAGAAGAAAAAGTGGCGCATTATATGAATTTGAAATAA
- a CDS encoding SDR family NAD(P)-dependent oxidoreductase: protein MIILGSNSEVAQAFVEECLAKGEKFQTIYLLSSNPETTEKFAGHIQVKFFQHSEIIPLDLMNDIDYKTLENINSDVLFCATGYLGLGTEEGLYDDENTERIIDVNYAKLVPVLNFFAKRMESKRSGTMIVLSSVAGERGRQSNFIYGSAKAALTAYLSGLRNYLFDKKVHVLTVKPGFMDTKMTEGLPLNPALTAGPKKAAEGIYKAFKNKKDVAYVLPIWAIVMFIIRNIPEFIFKKLKL, encoded by the coding sequence ATGATAATATTAGGTTCCAATTCCGAAGTTGCACAGGCATTTGTAGAAGAATGTTTGGCGAAAGGCGAAAAATTTCAGACCATTTATCTCCTAAGTTCCAATCCGGAAACGACAGAGAAATTCGCTGGACATATTCAGGTAAAGTTTTTTCAGCATTCTGAGATCATTCCTTTGGATCTGATGAACGACATCGATTATAAAACTCTGGAAAATATCAATTCTGATGTTCTGTTTTGCGCGACTGGCTATCTTGGTCTGGGAACGGAAGAAGGACTTTACGATGATGAAAATACTGAAAGAATCATTGATGTGAATTATGCGAAATTAGTTCCTGTCCTCAACTTCTTCGCCAAAAGAATGGAATCCAAAAGAAGCGGAACTATGATTGTGCTCTCATCTGTCGCAGGCGAAAGAGGAAGACAAAGCAATTTCATTTATGGTTCTGCAAAGGCAGCTTTGACGGCTTATTTAAGCGGACTCAGAAATTATCTTTTTGATAAAAAAGTCCACGTGTTGACCGTGAAACCTGGTTTTATGGATACCAAAATGACAGAAGGCTTACCATTGAATCCTGCTTTGACAGCTGGTCCAAAAAAAGCAGCCGAAGGAATTTATAAAGCTTTCAAAAATAAAAAAGACGTCGCATACGTTTTGCCAATTTGGGCGATTGTAATGTTTATTATCAGAAACATTCCTGAGTTTATTTTTAAGAAGTTAAAACTTTAG